The Candidatus Cloacimonadota bacterium genome includes the window CGGTCTTCATCAAGGAAATCCACATATTTCCTAATTACCTTTTTCGCTGTGGCTACACCTTTACCTGGATTAAAATCTCGGAAATCTAAAGCTTGCGCTGCTGCCATGAATTCTATTCCCAGCACTCCATAAGCATTATCTAAAATCTGGTCATTTTTGATAGCAGTATTCATTCCCATAGAAACAAAATCTTCCTGGTCAGCAGCAGCAGGAATAGATTGAATAGAAGCAGGAACAGAAAGGATACGCTGTTCAACAATTTGCATACATGCAGTATACTGACTGAGCATTAATCCAGACATCATACCAGCTCCCTTTGTTAAAAATGGAGGTAATCCAATACTCAATGCTGGATTCGTTAAACGGTTGAGTCTTCTTTCAGACATAACACATACCATAGTTACAGCAGCACTTATCATATCCATAGGTAATGAAACAGGGCTTCCTTGAAAATTGGCTCCTGTTATTGTTAATTTGTATTCTGGGAAGAAAACAGGATTATCACCCACACCATTAAGTTCTATTTCTACTTGACTTTTGGCGTAAGCTACAGCATCGTGGACTGCACCAATTACTTGTGGAGTGGAACGCATAGAATAGGCATCCTGAACCTTCATTTTAAATTTGCCAGTTAGAAGGTCGCTTCCTTCTACACATTTATTCAGAGCTTTAGCGGTTCTAACAGCTCCAGAAAAGCCTCTTATCTGGTGTAAACGAATGTCATAAGGCTTCATATTGGCATATAATGCTTCCAGTGTCATTGCACAGGCAATTTCTGCTTGTTTAAGCCAGCGATTGATATCATATAATTGAATAGCGCTCATAGCAGTAAGTAAGTTTGAGCCATTAATAGCAGCCAGTCCATCTCTGGCTTTTAACCCTGGAATAGTAATTCTTGCTCGTTCCATTGCAACTTTGCCGGGTAACTTTTCTCCTTTGTAATATGCCTCCCCTTCACCCATTAGCAAAAGAGCAAGTTGAGCCATTGGAGCCAAATCTCCACTTGCCCCAACAGAACCTTTCTGACATACAACAGGGGTAACGCCTTTGTTCAACATTTCAATAAAAGTTAGAGGAATTTCAGGTCTGCATCCTGATTTTCCTTTGGCAAGGACATTTATTCTGCTTGCCATTGCTCCACGAATATATTCAATAGGTGCTGGGTCACCGATACCAGCTGCGTGATTATAAATCAAATACTTCTGAAATTGTTTCGTCTGCTCATCATCCAATACCACTTCAGAAAATTCGCCTATACCAGTATTGACTCCATACATAATTTCATGTCTTTGAATCTTTTCTTCCAGCATAGCACGACATATATTAATCTTTTTCAAAGCTTCTGGATGAAGCTCAACCTTTTCATTGTGCCTAGCGATTTGAACCAGTTTTTCAACTGTTAATCCTGAGCCATCTAATACTATAGCCATATTAATCCTCCAATGTAATAAATTTTTATGTTTTTAAATATAGATTATAAATTCTTTAAAATTAAAGAATTTTTGTAAAGAAAATATTTGTTAAAAATCAGAGCATAAAATATCCGATTTTTGCCTGAACTCTATTCAAAAATAATGGATATGCTCTTTATTCGGCAAACTTACAAGTATTTCACGGATACCTAATTTTGCTCCTAATTGTCTTTTTAGAAGGCAGATAATTAGTCTTTAAAAAGGGTATTAAAATTTTTCTAACTTCAGAGAAGTTGAAAAAAATGCTTTCATTAATGTATAGCATTTGATTTTCCATTCTATAGGCAATTATCAGCGTTCAGTTTTATTAACTTCATTTCTTGTTTTAGAATCTCTTTACAAGAGCAAAGGTTATTTTCTCGCTTTTAGGATTAAAGTCAATATGAAAAGAAAAATCCTTTT containing:
- a CDS encoding aromatic amino acid ammonia-lyase, whose product is MAIVLDGSGLTVEKLVQIARHNEKVELHPEALKKINICRAMLEEKIQRHEIMYGVNTGIGEFSEVVLDDEQTKQFQKYLIYNHAAGIGDPAPIEYIRGAMASRINVLAKGKSGCRPEIPLTFIEMLNKGVTPVVCQKGSVGASGDLAPMAQLALLLMGEGEAYYKGEKLPGKVAMERARITIPGLKARDGLAAINGSNLLTAMSAIQLYDINRWLKQAEIACAMTLEALYANMKPYDIRLHQIRGFSGAVRTAKALNKCVEGSDLLTGKFKMKVQDAYSMRSTPQVIGAVHDAVAYAKSQVEIELNGVGDNPVFFPEYKLTITGANFQGSPVSLPMDMISAAVTMVCVMSERRLNRLTNPALSIGLPPFLTKGAGMMSGLMLSQYTACMQIVEQRILSVPASIQSIPAAADQEDFVSMGMNTAIKNDQILDNAYGVLGIEFMAAAQALDFRDFNPGKGVATAKKVIRKYVDFLDEDRPLYSDHTRMKELVKSCEILEEVERVIGNLE